A part of Antechinus flavipes isolate AdamAnt ecotype Samford, QLD, Australia chromosome 6, AdamAnt_v2, whole genome shotgun sequence genomic DNA contains:
- the RBM47 gene encoding RNA-binding protein 47 isoform X1 codes for MTAEDSTTAMSNDSTNMSAAKVPEGIAGAPNEAALLALMERTGYSMIQENGQRKYGGPPPGWEGLHPPRGCEVFVGKIPRDVYEDELVPVFESVGRIYEMRLMMDFDGKNRGYAFVMYTHKHEAKRAVRELNNYEIRPGRLLGVCCSVDNCRLFIGGIPKMKKREEILEEISKVTEGVLDVIVYASAADKMKNRGFAFVEYESHRAAAMARRKLMPGRIQLWGHQIAVDWAEPEIDVDEDVMETVKILYVRNLMIETTEETIKKSFGQFNPGCVERVKKIRDYAFVHFTSRDDAVHAMNSLNGTELEGSCLEVTLAKPVDKEQYTRYQKAAKGNVTAEVTPQQPNYVYSCDPYTLAYYSYPYNALIGPNRDYFVKAGSIRGRGRGAAGNRAPGPRGSYLGGYSAGRGIYSRYHEGKGKQQEKGYELVPNLELSAVNPVAIKPGTVAIPAIGAQYSMFQATPAPKMLEDGKIHTVEHMINPIAVQPDPASAAAAAAAAAIIPAVSTPPPFQGRPITPVYTVAPNVPRIPAAGIYGASYVPFAAPATATLATLQKNAAAAAAVYGGYAGYIPQPFPTATIQVPIHDVYQTY; via the exons ATGACAGCAGAGGATTCCACTACAGCAATGAGCAACGATTCCACCAACATGTCAGCGGCCAAAGTTCCTGAAGGTATTGCCGGGGCCCCCAACGAGGCCGCCCTCCTAGCCCTCATGGAACGTACGGGTTATAGTATGATACAGGAGAACGGGCAGCGCAAGTACGGCGGTCCTCCCCCAGGTTGGGAAGGGCTCCACCCCCCACGCGGCTGCGAGGTCTTTGTGGGTAAGATTCCCCGAGATGTGTATGAAGACGAGCTGGTTCCAGTGTTTGAGTCGGTTGGGCGTATCTATGAGATGCGGTTGATGATGGACTTTGACGGGAAGAACCGCGGCTACGCTTTTGTGATGTACACTCACAAGCACGAAGCTAAGCGTGCCGTGAGGGAACTGAACAATTATGAAATCAGACCGGGCCGACTTCTGGGAGTCTGCTGCAGTGTGGATAACTGCCGGCTCTTCATCGGGGGCATCCccaagatgaaaaagagagaggagatcCTGGAGGAGATCTCCAAAGTGACTGAAGGGGTGCTCGATGTGATTGTGTATGCAAGTGCCGCCGATAAGATGAAGAACAGAGGGTTTGCCTTTGTGGAGTACGAGAGCCACAGGGCAGCGGCTATGGCCAGGAGAAAACTCATGCCGGGAAGAATCCAGCTCTGGGGACACCAGATTGCAGTGGACTGGGCCGAGCCCGAGATAGATGTGGACGAAGACGTCATGGAAACCGTTAAGATTCTGTACGTGAGAAATCTGATGATTGAAACGACCGAGGAGACAATTAAAAAGAGCTTTGGCCAGTTCAATCCCGGTTGTGTAGAGCGAGTTAAAAAGATCCGCGATTATGCCTTTGTTCACTTCACCAGCCGGGATGATGCCGTCCATGCTATGAACAGCCTCAATGGCACGGAACTTGAAGGCTCGTGTCTTGAAGTTACTTTGGCCAAGCCAGTAGATAAAGAGCAATACACACGCTATCAGAAGGCAGCCAAAGGAAACGTAACTGCGGAAGTGACACCTCAGCAGCCTAACTATGTTTACTCGTGCGATCCCTACACGTTGGCCTACTACAGCTATCCCTACAATGCTCTGATTGGACCCAACAGAGATTACTTTGTGAAAG CAGGGAGCATAAGAGGCCGAGGGCGAGGTGCAGCTGGCAACAGAGCCCCAGGCCCTAGGGGATCTTACCTCGGGGGATACTCTGCCGGCCGTGGCATATATAGCCGATATcatgaagggaaaggaaagcagCAAGAAAAAGGATATGAACTTGTACCAAATTTGGAATTATCTGCTGTCAATCCAGTTGCTATTAAACCCGGTACAG TGGCCATCCCTGCTATTGGGGCCCAGTATTCCATGTTTCAGGCAACTCCTGCTCCCAAGATGCTGGAAGATGGTAAAATCCATACAGTGGAACATATGATCAATCCCATTGCAGTGCAACCAGACCCAGCCagtgctgctgctgccgccgccgccgctgctatCATACCTGCTGTTTCAACCCCTCCACCTTTCCAG GGCCGCCCAATCACTCCGGTGTACACGGTGGCTCCAAATGTCCCGAGAATCCCCGCGGCTGGGATCTACGGTGCCAGTTACGTCCCGTTTGCTGCTCCTGCTACAGCCACACTAGCCACACTACAGAAGAACGCCGCGGCTGCAGCTGCGGTTTATGGGGGTTACGCTGGCTACATACCTCAGCCATTCCCTACCGCTACAATTCAGGTTCCCATCCATGATGTCTACCAGACATACTGa
- the RBM47 gene encoding RNA-binding protein 47 isoform X3, whose product MTAEDSTTAMSNDSTNMSAAKVPEGIAGAPNEAALLALMERTGYSMIQENGQRKYGGPPPGWEGLHPPRGCEVFVGKIPRDVYEDELVPVFESVGRIYEMRLMMDFDGKNRGYAFVMYTHKHEAKRAVRELNNYEIRPGRLLGVCCSVDNCRLFIGGIPKMKKREEILEEISKVTEGVLDVIVYASAADKMKNRGFAFVEYESHRAAAMARRKLMPGRIQLWGHQIAVDWAEPEIDVDEDVMETVKILYVRNLMIETTEETIKKSFGQFNPGCVERVKKIRDYAFVHFTSRDDAVHAMNSLNGTELEGSCLEVTLAKPVDKEQYTRYQKAAKGNVTAEVTPQQPNYVYSCDPYTLAYYSYPYNALIGPNRDYFVKVAIPAIGAQYSMFQATPAPKMLEDGKIHTVEHMINPIAVQPDPASAAAAAAAAAIIPAVSTPPPFQGRPITPVYTVAPNVPRIPAAGIYGASYVPFAAPATATLATLQKNAAAAAAVYGGYAGYIPQPFPTATIQVPIHDVYQTY is encoded by the exons ATGACAGCAGAGGATTCCACTACAGCAATGAGCAACGATTCCACCAACATGTCAGCGGCCAAAGTTCCTGAAGGTATTGCCGGGGCCCCCAACGAGGCCGCCCTCCTAGCCCTCATGGAACGTACGGGTTATAGTATGATACAGGAGAACGGGCAGCGCAAGTACGGCGGTCCTCCCCCAGGTTGGGAAGGGCTCCACCCCCCACGCGGCTGCGAGGTCTTTGTGGGTAAGATTCCCCGAGATGTGTATGAAGACGAGCTGGTTCCAGTGTTTGAGTCGGTTGGGCGTATCTATGAGATGCGGTTGATGATGGACTTTGACGGGAAGAACCGCGGCTACGCTTTTGTGATGTACACTCACAAGCACGAAGCTAAGCGTGCCGTGAGGGAACTGAACAATTATGAAATCAGACCGGGCCGACTTCTGGGAGTCTGCTGCAGTGTGGATAACTGCCGGCTCTTCATCGGGGGCATCCccaagatgaaaaagagagaggagatcCTGGAGGAGATCTCCAAAGTGACTGAAGGGGTGCTCGATGTGATTGTGTATGCAAGTGCCGCCGATAAGATGAAGAACAGAGGGTTTGCCTTTGTGGAGTACGAGAGCCACAGGGCAGCGGCTATGGCCAGGAGAAAACTCATGCCGGGAAGAATCCAGCTCTGGGGACACCAGATTGCAGTGGACTGGGCCGAGCCCGAGATAGATGTGGACGAAGACGTCATGGAAACCGTTAAGATTCTGTACGTGAGAAATCTGATGATTGAAACGACCGAGGAGACAATTAAAAAGAGCTTTGGCCAGTTCAATCCCGGTTGTGTAGAGCGAGTTAAAAAGATCCGCGATTATGCCTTTGTTCACTTCACCAGCCGGGATGATGCCGTCCATGCTATGAACAGCCTCAATGGCACGGAACTTGAAGGCTCGTGTCTTGAAGTTACTTTGGCCAAGCCAGTAGATAAAGAGCAATACACACGCTATCAGAAGGCAGCCAAAGGAAACGTAACTGCGGAAGTGACACCTCAGCAGCCTAACTATGTTTACTCGTGCGATCCCTACACGTTGGCCTACTACAGCTATCCCTACAATGCTCTGATTGGACCCAACAGAGATTACTTTGTGAAAG TGGCCATCCCTGCTATTGGGGCCCAGTATTCCATGTTTCAGGCAACTCCTGCTCCCAAGATGCTGGAAGATGGTAAAATCCATACAGTGGAACATATGATCAATCCCATTGCAGTGCAACCAGACCCAGCCagtgctgctgctgccgccgccgccgctgctatCATACCTGCTGTTTCAACCCCTCCACCTTTCCAG GGCCGCCCAATCACTCCGGTGTACACGGTGGCTCCAAATGTCCCGAGAATCCCCGCGGCTGGGATCTACGGTGCCAGTTACGTCCCGTTTGCTGCTCCTGCTACAGCCACACTAGCCACACTACAGAAGAACGCCGCGGCTGCAGCTGCGGTTTATGGGGGTTACGCTGGCTACATACCTCAGCCATTCCCTACCGCTACAATTCAGGTTCCCATCCATGATGTCTACCAGACATACTGa
- the RBM47 gene encoding RNA-binding protein 47 isoform X2, translated as MTAEDSTTAMSNDSTNMSAAKVPEGIAGAPNEAALLALMERTGYSMIQENGQRKYGGPPPGWEGLHPPRGCEVFVGKIPRDVYEDELVPVFESVGRIYEMRLMMDFDGKNRGYAFVMYTHKHEAKRAVRELNNYEIRPGRLLGVCCSVDNCRLFIGGIPKMKKREEILEEISKVTEGVLDVIVYASAADKMKNRGFAFVEYESHRAAAMARRKLMPGRIQLWGHQIAVDWAEPEIDVDEDVMETVKILYVRNLMIETTEETIKKSFGQFNPGCVERVKKIRDYAFVHFTSRDDAVHAMNSLNGTELEGSCLEVTLAKPVDKEQYTRYQKAAKGNVTAEVTPQQPNYVYSCDPYTLAYYSYPYNALIGPNRDYFVKGSIRGRGRGAAGNRAPGPRGSYLGGYSAGRGIYSRYHEGKGKQQEKGYELVPNLELSAVNPVAIKPGTVAIPAIGAQYSMFQATPAPKMLEDGKIHTVEHMINPIAVQPDPASAAAAAAAAAIIPAVSTPPPFQGRPITPVYTVAPNVPRIPAAGIYGASYVPFAAPATATLATLQKNAAAAAAVYGGYAGYIPQPFPTATIQVPIHDVYQTY; from the exons ATGACAGCAGAGGATTCCACTACAGCAATGAGCAACGATTCCACCAACATGTCAGCGGCCAAAGTTCCTGAAGGTATTGCCGGGGCCCCCAACGAGGCCGCCCTCCTAGCCCTCATGGAACGTACGGGTTATAGTATGATACAGGAGAACGGGCAGCGCAAGTACGGCGGTCCTCCCCCAGGTTGGGAAGGGCTCCACCCCCCACGCGGCTGCGAGGTCTTTGTGGGTAAGATTCCCCGAGATGTGTATGAAGACGAGCTGGTTCCAGTGTTTGAGTCGGTTGGGCGTATCTATGAGATGCGGTTGATGATGGACTTTGACGGGAAGAACCGCGGCTACGCTTTTGTGATGTACACTCACAAGCACGAAGCTAAGCGTGCCGTGAGGGAACTGAACAATTATGAAATCAGACCGGGCCGACTTCTGGGAGTCTGCTGCAGTGTGGATAACTGCCGGCTCTTCATCGGGGGCATCCccaagatgaaaaagagagaggagatcCTGGAGGAGATCTCCAAAGTGACTGAAGGGGTGCTCGATGTGATTGTGTATGCAAGTGCCGCCGATAAGATGAAGAACAGAGGGTTTGCCTTTGTGGAGTACGAGAGCCACAGGGCAGCGGCTATGGCCAGGAGAAAACTCATGCCGGGAAGAATCCAGCTCTGGGGACACCAGATTGCAGTGGACTGGGCCGAGCCCGAGATAGATGTGGACGAAGACGTCATGGAAACCGTTAAGATTCTGTACGTGAGAAATCTGATGATTGAAACGACCGAGGAGACAATTAAAAAGAGCTTTGGCCAGTTCAATCCCGGTTGTGTAGAGCGAGTTAAAAAGATCCGCGATTATGCCTTTGTTCACTTCACCAGCCGGGATGATGCCGTCCATGCTATGAACAGCCTCAATGGCACGGAACTTGAAGGCTCGTGTCTTGAAGTTACTTTGGCCAAGCCAGTAGATAAAGAGCAATACACACGCTATCAGAAGGCAGCCAAAGGAAACGTAACTGCGGAAGTGACACCTCAGCAGCCTAACTATGTTTACTCGTGCGATCCCTACACGTTGGCCTACTACAGCTATCCCTACAATGCTCTGATTGGACCCAACAGAGATTACTTTGTGAAAG GGAGCATAAGAGGCCGAGGGCGAGGTGCAGCTGGCAACAGAGCCCCAGGCCCTAGGGGATCTTACCTCGGGGGATACTCTGCCGGCCGTGGCATATATAGCCGATATcatgaagggaaaggaaagcagCAAGAAAAAGGATATGAACTTGTACCAAATTTGGAATTATCTGCTGTCAATCCAGTTGCTATTAAACCCGGTACAG TGGCCATCCCTGCTATTGGGGCCCAGTATTCCATGTTTCAGGCAACTCCTGCTCCCAAGATGCTGGAAGATGGTAAAATCCATACAGTGGAACATATGATCAATCCCATTGCAGTGCAACCAGACCCAGCCagtgctgctgctgccgccgccgccgctgctatCATACCTGCTGTTTCAACCCCTCCACCTTTCCAG GGCCGCCCAATCACTCCGGTGTACACGGTGGCTCCAAATGTCCCGAGAATCCCCGCGGCTGGGATCTACGGTGCCAGTTACGTCCCGTTTGCTGCTCCTGCTACAGCCACACTAGCCACACTACAGAAGAACGCCGCGGCTGCAGCTGCGGTTTATGGGGGTTACGCTGGCTACATACCTCAGCCATTCCCTACCGCTACAATTCAGGTTCCCATCCATGATGTCTACCAGACATACTGa